The genomic DNA TTTATGGATGAGCGTGTGGTTGTTACATTATTTCGTCATGGTATGACAGAAGACAATTGCAAAAAGGTATATGCGGGTTGGCGGGATCAGGGTCTAATTCCATCTGAAGCAAGCCGTTTAAAGCGTTACAATAAAGAGTTTGATGAAATTTTTTCAAGTGATCTTAGGCGTTGTGTGGAAACAGCAAAGCTCCTTTTTCCTAACAGGACCCACAGAGAAATGAGAGAGCTACGGGAAATCCATTTTGGAGAGTGGGAAGGGTTTACTTACGAAGAGTTGAAATCCAATGCGTCATATCAACAGTGGATTTCTGACTTCGAAAATCGCAAACCACCGAATGGCGAAAGTTTAGCAGCATTTCGATTCCGGATTTTTCGTGGATGGAACAAAGTAATGTCAGTGAATAAGGGAAACCGAATCGCGATCATTACACATAGTGGCGTCATTCGAGAGTTTTTGACTGCATATGCTCCTGAAATAAGAAATCCATGGGACTGGACAGTGCCTCATGGTGGAGGCTTTGAGCTTATATTTGAAGTTAAAGAACTTAGGAGGGGTGCGCGATGCACTTTGTTACAGGAGGTGCCTTCACCGGAAAACGGAGATGGGTGACCGAGTATTATCAATTGGATCAATCCAATGACTATAAGTGGTTTTCAGCTTACCAACATGATGATCTTCCCGGTCACTGGAAGTCGATTAATGAATCCATCGTCGTTGTTGAAGGGATGGAAACATGGATTAAACATGAGTGTAAATTCGGAGATTGGTCAGACAGAAGTTGGATGCAATGGCTTGAAGCGATGCTAGTGTGGGAGAACGAGAAAAGCAGAACGTGTATCATTATCGGAACAGACATCTCGAAAGGCATCGTTCCATCAATGAAATGGGAACGGGATTGGCGTGACCAAACTGGACGTTGGTATCAATCGATTACCTCGAACGCTGATCAGGTGGATGTCATTTGGAATGGATTGAATCTAACACTTAAAGAAAAAGGAGTGAAGACTCATGAAAATCTATACACGTAAAGGGGATTCAGGCAAAACGAGTCTGATTGGCGGACGTACAGATAAAGATGACGTTCGAGTAGAAGCCTATGGAACCGTTGATGAAATCAATTGCTTCGTTGGTCAAGCAATGGCTGAATTAGATCCTTCGATATTTAAGGATATCCTTGAAGACTTGGAAAAGATCCAACACGAACTTTTCGATTGTGGATCTGATCTTTCCAATGTAACCGATTCTGAACGTAAGTTGAAACAACCATCGGTTTCTTACTTGGAAGAAAGAATCGATGCTTTCATGGAAGAAACCCCTGCGTTGGAACGTTTCATCTTACCTGGAGGCACAAAACCTGCCGCATCAATACATATTGCTCGTACGGTTACAAGAAGAGCGGAGAGGATTCTCGTCCGATTGACCAAGCATGACCCGAATGTATCAGTTACGACCTTGCGCTATTTGAACCGCTTATCCGATTTTTTCTTTGCTTTAGGAAGAGTCATCAATCACCGTTTACATGTGAAGGATATCGAATATATCAGAAGTGCCAAGGTGTTCAGTTCGAAAGAAAAGGATAACCAAAAATGAATAGTAGTAAGAAAATCAGCTCCATCAGCATCTTCATTGCATTAACCGCAGTTGGGGCATCTTTTAAAATCCCTGCAATCGTCGGGAGTATCGCATTAGACATGATTCCCGCTCTAATCGCTGTATCGTTATTCGGAATTGTCCCGGGTGCACTTGTAGCAGTACTTGGGCATCTGCTTTCAGCTTTACTTGGGGGAATGCCACTTGGATTTCTTCACCTTCTTATCGGAATTGAAATGGCCTTCCTCGTCGCACTGTTCGGTAAATTTTATCAAAATGGTAAACGATTTTACGGAGCGTTCTTCTTTTTGATCGGAAATACGTTCCTCGCACCGATGCCTTTTATCTATTTGGTTAGTATGGAATTTTACATTGGTATTCTCCCATCCTTATTCATTGGCTCTCTGATCAATCTCATCGTTGCACTGATTGTCTTACCTAAACTCGTTTTCCTTAAGCAAGACAAGAGTGTGAAAGGTTTGGGAACATGAGAAACGCACAAATCCATCCCATTACCAACGTTGATTACCTTATTGTTACGAGTGATAACAGTGGGGCAATCGGGGAGAAGTTGGAAGACACTATAAGAGTAGACTATGAGACGCTAGCTTATTATTCCTTTCGAGTGGCTGTAATGGAGTGTATCGCTGCAGGGGGGACACCAATATCAATCACCATCCAGAATTTCTGTGGGGATGACAAATGGGACCAACTCGAAAATGGAGTAACGAACGGGCTGCAGGAACTCCACATCTCGGATGTCCCGATCACAGGGAGCACAGAAAGTAACTTTGGAATGAGTCAATCCGCGCTTGGAATCGTTATTATCGGTAGATGTTCCAAGCCCAAAACTCCTATGCCCCCAGCCATTGAAGGTAAATGGGCTGTCATCGGAAAACCGTTGATCGGTCAGGAAGTCCTTGATCAATCAGACGAACTCGCTCCACTGGATTTGTATAAAAGACTGAGTGAAATAGAAGGGGTCTCTCTCTGGCCGGTCGGCTCAAAAGGAATCCTTCATGAGTGGAATCAATTTACAAGTGATGAGGGCTACAAGGACACGATCAAGTGTGAACTTGATATACATAAGTCGGGTGGGCCTTCAACATGCTTTATTCTTTCATATCCAGATCAAATAGAGAAACGAATTAAAGTTCTGGCAGACCGCTTGTTTTTTCCAATACTATTGTCCTTCAAAGGCTGACTCTATGGGTCAGTCTTTTTATTGCTTATTTACCCACACATTGATTTGCACATCTGAATAAACTACTAGTAAATCAATAATCTTTTAATTTGAGTACAGTTAGATGTATGTGAAGCAAGTTTTGTCATATGATTTTTATAACTAAAGCTTTTTTGGGTAAATTATGGACAAGAAAATAAAAAGGAGATAAGGACATATGGTCGACCATTATTATTTTGCAGATCAGCCGATGGTGTTCAGGAATCTGTCCTATGCTCACTTGACATTCAATGAAGTACGTAACCATATGATTACATTCATGAAGAAAGAGCCGATGGGCAACTATAAGCTTATGATCGGTACGGATTCCCACGTATATCAAAATGAAACGATCTTCATAACGGGTCTCGTCATGCAACGTGTCGGTAAGGGCGCATGGGCATGTTATCGCAAAATCCGATACCCTAAACCAATCCACAACCTACATCAGAAAATCTCCTATGAAACCTCGTTGACCGAAGAGGTCGCTGCTCTCTTTGATGAACCGCTCAAAAATGAATTTATAAGTATCGTACTTCCTCATGTTTATAAGGGATCCACCTTTGTAATGGAGGGACATTTGGATATTGGGAAAGGCAAGAAGAATAAAACCAGGGAATTTGTAGCTGAAATGGTTGCGCGAATTGAAGCGCATGGCATCGAAGCTAAAATCAAACCCGAATCCCTCGTTGCATCCAGCTATGCAAACCGCTATACCAAATGATGATTTTCATGAAATAGTAACAAAAAATGTCGTAATTCTGTTGTATTTACAAATATATCTCTTATACTGAACTCATACGACGAATTTGTATGGGGAGAAAACATGAAAACGAAATTGTCTTTGATCATTCTTGTATGTGTAATTGTACTTTCCGCATGCAGCAGTAATGACGATGAACATTCGTCAATGACCCATGATATGGAAAGTCATGATTGGTCTCACCTTGAAGAACTTGGTGCAGATGCAGCAACGATTGAAGCATACGATTTTGCAGTAAAACATCCAGAAGTCCTTGATTACATACCTTGTTACTGTGGTTGCCATCATGATGCAGGACATGAGAGTAATACGGATTGTTTCGTCGATCAAGTTGAGGACAATGTCGCAATCCTTGATAACATGGGGCTTGGCTGAGGGATCTGTGTTAATATAGCCCGGGAGGCTAAATTTCAGTATGAAAATGGTACAGATTTGAAGAAAATACGAAAAAATATCGAAGCGAAGTATGGACAAGGCGATTTAGAACCGACGCCTACTCCAGAACCAATCTAAAAAAGACTGCCCGTGCTGGGCAGTCTTTTTTTCAATTCATGCAAACTCTGTTCCGTCCATGATGTTTCGCCTGGTAGAGACCTTCATCTGCTTCCTTATATAAAGAATCAATGTGTTGTACGGTGTCAGGGTAAGATGCGATTCCAATCGAAATCGTCATATGAATCAACCTTCCATCCGGCAATTCAAATGGGTGTGATTCCACCGCCTTTCTAACTCGTTCAGCAATATCTTGTACAAGGTCTAGCGGACACCGGTGAAGAAGAACAGAAAATTCCTCTCCACCATTTCGTGAGACGATATCTTCTTTACGTGAGTTCTCCTTCAATAGCTGACCAAGCTGCCTTAAAACAGCATCACCGGCCTCGTGTCCATATGTATCATTGACTTGTTTGAAGTGATCGATATCAATTAAGAGAATCGATAACCGTTCTCCTTTAGGTAACTTATATTTCTTATACAAATTCATTTCATCATCGAATTTACGGACATTGTTCAATTCGGTCAAGAAATCTACATTCGCTTGTTGTTTGTACATTTTGACCAACTCATTATAACGGTGAAGATAAAGACTTAGCGCTACGGTAAGAAAACCCACTGGAATGGATAAGAGGGTGAGATACATCGTGCTGACAAAGCCTTGTTTCATATCCACTAGATGCTGGATTGTCAAAAAGATAAGTGGAAGTGTAACGACATTCATGAGGAATCCTTTAACATAATTGCTGAATCTCAGCCTGGTAATCCAGCTGTAAACGGCCCCAAGAATGAGGAACAGAGCAGCTACGAGTAGAGCAGCTTCATTTACGCCAAACATTAGGATTCTTCCACTTGCTATACACACAGCAGCAACCATTGCAGATACAGGTCCACCAAACAATGCAGCAATGATCAACACGAGATGTCGTAAGTCCAAAATGACATTCTCTGAAATTTCAATTGAAAAGTACATCAAAACAATCCCCATCATGCCACAGGATACTCCGATGAGGATTCTGTTAATGAATGGACTGAAGGCTTGTTCTCTCCAGCTCATTAGAAAGCCAGTCAAAAATAAATAAGATAGAATTAACGACGTGTGAAATATCAAATCTTCCATGTATGTAGAAAACCACCCGATAATATGTTGTCACACCCATTTTACCATAGCTCTTATAGGTAGAAAGTTTCCATTTGGACTTTCACAGATAACAATCCTACATCCTAAAGATGGATCCTTTAATTTTAAAAAAACCATAGATTCTTCACAATTACCTCTTAAAATGAATATTGGCGATGCAA from Pseudalkalibacillus sp. SCS-8 includes the following:
- a CDS encoding histidine phosphatase family protein, coding for MTEDNCKKVYAGWRDQGLIPSEASRLKRYNKEFDEIFSSDLRRCVETAKLLFPNRTHREMRELREIHFGEWEGFTYEELKSNASYQQWISDFENRKPPNGESLAAFRFRIFRGWNKVMSVNKGNRIAIITHSGVIREFLTAYAPEIRNPWDWTVPHGGGFELIFEVKELRRGARCTLLQEVPSPENGDG
- a CDS encoding bifunctional adenosylcobinamide kinase/adenosylcobinamide-phosphate guanylyltransferase, encoding MHFVTGGAFTGKRRWVTEYYQLDQSNDYKWFSAYQHDDLPGHWKSINESIVVVEGMETWIKHECKFGDWSDRSWMQWLEAMLVWENEKSRTCIIIGTDISKGIVPSMKWERDWRDQTGRWYQSITSNADQVDVIWNGLNLTLKEKGVKTHENLYT
- a CDS encoding cob(I)yrinic acid a,c-diamide adenosyltransferase produces the protein MKIYTRKGDSGKTSLIGGRTDKDDVRVEAYGTVDEINCFVGQAMAELDPSIFKDILEDLEKIQHELFDCGSDLSNVTDSERKLKQPSVSYLEERIDAFMEETPALERFILPGGTKPAASIHIARTVTRRAERILVRLTKHDPNVSVTTLRYLNRLSDFFFALGRVINHRLHVKDIEYIRSAKVFSSKEKDNQK
- a CDS encoding ECF transporter S component — translated: MNSSKKISSISIFIALTAVGASFKIPAIVGSIALDMIPALIAVSLFGIVPGALVAVLGHLLSALLGGMPLGFLHLLIGIEMAFLVALFGKFYQNGKRFYGAFFFLIGNTFLAPMPFIYLVSMEFYIGILPSLFIGSLINLIVALIVLPKLVFLKQDKSVKGLGT
- a CDS encoding ATP-binding protein, which encodes MRNAQIHPITNVDYLIVTSDNSGAIGEKLEDTIRVDYETLAYYSFRVAVMECIAAGGTPISITIQNFCGDDKWDQLENGVTNGLQELHISDVPITGSTESNFGMSQSALGIVIIGRCSKPKTPMPPAIEGKWAVIGKPLIGQEVLDQSDELAPLDLYKRLSEIEGVSLWPVGSKGILHEWNQFTSDEGYKDTIKCELDIHKSGGPSTCFILSYPDQIEKRIKVLADRLFFPILLSFKG
- a CDS encoding ribonuclease H-like YkuK family protein, with translation MVDHYYFADQPMVFRNLSYAHLTFNEVRNHMITFMKKEPMGNYKLMIGTDSHVYQNETIFITGLVMQRVGKGAWACYRKIRYPKPIHNLHQKISYETSLTEEVAALFDEPLKNEFISIVLPHVYKGSTFVMEGHLDIGKGKKNKTREFVAEMVARIEAHGIEAKIKPESLVASSYANRYTK
- a CDS encoding PCYCGC motif-containing (lipo)protein, which produces MKTKLSLIILVCVIVLSACSSNDDEHSSMTHDMESHDWSHLEELGADAATIEAYDFAVKHPEVLDYIPCYCGCHHDAGHESNTDCFVDQVEDNVAILDNMGLGUGICVNIAREAKFQYENGTDLKKIRKNIEAKYGQGDLEPTPTPEPI
- a CDS encoding diguanylate cyclase yields the protein MEDLIFHTSLILSYLFLTGFLMSWREQAFSPFINRILIGVSCGMMGIVLMYFSIEISENVILDLRHLVLIIAALFGGPVSAMVAAVCIASGRILMFGVNEAALLVAALFLILGAVYSWITRLRFSNYVKGFLMNVVTLPLIFLTIQHLVDMKQGFVSTMYLTLLSIPVGFLTVALSLYLHRYNELVKMYKQQANVDFLTELNNVRKFDDEMNLYKKYKLPKGERLSILLIDIDHFKQVNDTYGHEAGDAVLRQLGQLLKENSRKEDIVSRNGGEEFSVLLHRCPLDLVQDIAERVRKAVESHPFELPDGRLIHMTISIGIASYPDTVQHIDSLYKEADEGLYQAKHHGRNRVCMN